A stretch of the Leopardus geoffroyi isolate Oge1 chromosome B2, O.geoffroyi_Oge1_pat1.0, whole genome shotgun sequence genome encodes the following:
- the LOC123609612 gene encoding tubby-related protein 1-like isoform X2, with the protein MPLQDNTLREVWASDSGHEEEGSDIQQRPKQQRPAKGQKLRKKRTEAPESPCPEGSKPRRKPGGGRGAEPGGAPKAGRRGKSREEPAPQPPEARTPQTVYTKFLRDPEAKRDPRETFLVARARDAVDEDEEEEEEDHEEEEEEEEEEKKEKTPLPPKKPPKEKTSTGIKERRAKAQGQKGDLGSPVPPSKPLRMKKKEVPAGEGTKMRKTKKKGSGEADKDTSMSPTRVTKKSPAAMFLVGEDGPAEKARKKKGTPKGSEEERKEEEEEEEEVTKNSNQKGKAKGKGKKKAKEERAASPPVEVDEPREFVLRPAPQGRTVRCKLTRDKKGMDRGLYPSYFLHLDTEKKVFLLAGRKRKRSKTANYLISSDPTNLSRGGENFIGKLRSNLLGNRFTVFDNGQNPHRGGGSTDVGRLRQELAAVIYETNVLGFRGPRRMTVIIPGMNTENERVPIRPRNTSDGLLVRWQNKTLESLIELHNKPPIWNEDSGSYTLNFQGRVTQASVKNFQIVHADDRSGCPAGSGPEPRATSTIASNSWNASSSPGEAREDGPEGLDKGLDNDAEGVWSPDIEQSFQEALAIYPPCGRRKIILSDEGKMYGRNELIARYIKLRTGKTRTRKQVSSHLQVLARRKSREIQSKLKAMNLDQVSKDKALQSMASMSSAQIVSASVLQNKFSPPSPLPQAVFSTSSRFWSSPPLLGQQPGPSQDIKPFAQPAYPIQPPLPPTLSSYEPLTPLPPAAASVPVWQDRTIASSRLRLLEYSAFMEVQRDPDTYSKHLFVHIGQTNPAFSDPPLEAVDVRQIYDKFPEKKGGLKELYEKGPPNAFFLVKFWADLNSTIQEGPGAFYGVSSQYSSADSMTISVSTKVCSFGKQVVEKVETEYARLENGRFVYRIHRSPMCEYMINFIHKLKHLPEKYMMNSVLENFTILQVVTSRDSQETLLVIAFVFEVSTSEHGAQHHVYKLVKD; encoded by the exons GGGCAGAAGTTGAGGAAGAAAAGGACGGAAGCCCCCGAGTCCCCCTGCCCCGAGGGATCCAAGCCCCGGAGGAAACCTGGAGGCGGGCGGGGGGCCGAGCCCGGGGGTGCCCCCAAGG CCGGGCGGAGGGGGAAGTCGCGGGAGGAGCCCGCCCCGCAGCCGCCCGAGGCGCGGACGCCGCAGACGGTCTACACCAAGTTCCTCAGAGACCCCGAGGCCAAACGCGACCCGCGGGAAACCTTCCTGGTAGCGCGAGCCCGGGACGCAGTAGACG aggatgaggaggaagaagaggaagaccatgaagaggaagaggaagaggaggaggaggaaaagaaagagaaaacccctCTGCCTCCCAAGAAGCCTCCTAAAGAGAAGACTTCCACAGGCATCAAGGAGAGGAGGGCCAAGGCCCAGGGTCAGAAGG GGGACCTGGGAAGCCCTGTCCCCCCATCCAAACCTCTTCGAATGAAGAAGAAGGAGGtaccagcgggggaggggaccaagatgagaaagacaaagaagaaag GGTCTGGGGAGGCTGACAAGGACACCTCCATGAGCCCGACTAGAGTGACAAAGAAGAGCCCAGCAGCCATGTTTCTGGTGGGGGAAGATGGCCCCGCTGAGAAAGCTCGGAAGAAGAAAG GCACTCCCAAAGGctcagaagaggagaggaaggaggaagaggaagaggaggaagaagtgaCAAAGAACAGCAATCAGAAGGGCAAAGcgaaaggaaaaggcaaaaag AAAGCG aaggaggagagagccGCATCTCCACCCGTGGAAGTGGATGAACCCCGGGAGTTTGTGCTTCGGCCTGCCCCTCAGGGCCGGACAGTTCGCTGCAAGCTGACCCGGGACAAGAAGGGCATGGATCGGGGCCTGTATCCCTCCTACTTCCTGCACCTGGACACAGAGAAGAAG GTGTTCCTCTTGGCTGGCAGGAAGCGGAAACGTAGCAAGACGGCCAATTACCTCATCTCCAGCGACCCTACCAATCTGTCTCGAGGAGGGGAGAATTTCATTGGGAAGCTGAG GTCCAATCTCCTGGGCAACCGCTTCACTGTCTTTGACAACGGGCAGAACCCGCACCGCGGAGGAGGCAGCACTGATGTGGGGCGCCTTCGGCAGGAGCTGGCAGCTGTGATCTAT GAAACCAACGTGTTGGGCTTCCGAGGTCCCCGGCGCATGACGGTCATCATTCCAGGCATGAATACGGAGAACGAGAGGGTCCCCATCCGGCCGCGAAAT ACCAGCGATGGGTTGCTGGTGCGCTGGCAAAACAAGACACTGGAGAGCCTCATCGAGCTGCACAACAAGCCCCCCATCTGGAATGAAGACAGCGGCTCCTACACCCTCAACTTCCAAGGCCGAGTCACACAAGCCTCCGTCAAGAACTTCCAGATTGTTCACGCCGATGACC GCTCCGGCTGCCCAGCGGGCTcaggcccagagcccagagcaacCAGCACAATAGCGTCCAACAGCTGGAATGCCAGCAGCAGCCCCGGGGAGGCCCGGGAGGATGGGCCCGAGGGCCTGGACAAGGGGCTGGACAACGACGCGGAGGGTGTGTGGAGCCCCGACATCGAGCAGAGCTTCCAGGAGGCCCTGGCCATCTACCCGCCCTGCGGCCGCCGCAAGATCATCCTGTCAGACGAGGGCAAGATGTACG GTCGAAATGAGTTGATTGCGCGCTACATCAAACTGAGGACGGGGAAGACGCGGACGAGAAAACAG GTCTCTAGCCACTTGCAGGTTCTAGCCAGGCGGAAATCTCGAGAGATTCAGTCCAAGCTGAAG GCCATGAACCTG gaccaGGTCTCCAAGGACAAAGCCCTCCAGAGCATGGCATCCATGTCATCCGCCCAGATTGTCTCCGCCAGCGTCCTACAGAACAAGTTcagcccaccctcccctctgccccaggccgtcttctccacttcctcacgG TTCTGGAGCAGCCCCCCTCTCCTGGGACAGCAGCCTGGACCCTCTCAGGA CATCAAGCCCTTTGCACAACCAGCCTACCCCATCCAGCCGCCCCTGCCGCCAACGCTCAGCA GTTACGAGCCCCTGACCCCGCTCCCCCCAGCTGCTGCCTCTGTGCCCGTGTGGCAGGACCGCACCATCGCTTCCTCCCGGCTGCGGCTCCTCGAGTATTCTGCCTTCATGGAGGTGCAGCGAGACCCCGACACG TACAGCAAACACCTATTTGTGCACATCGGCCAGACGAACCCTGCCTTTTCGGACCCGCCTCTGGAGGCCGTCGACGTGCGTCAGATCTATGACAAGTTCCCAGAGAAAAAAGGGGGACTGAAGGAACTCTATGAGAAGGGGCCCCCTAATGCCTTCTTCCTTGTCAAGTTCTGG GCCGACCTCAACAGCACCATCCAGGAGGGCCCAGGAGCCTTCTACGGGGTCAGCTCCCAGTATAGCTCGGCCGATAGCATGACCATCAGCGTCTCCACCAAGGTGTGCTCCTTTGGCAAGCAAGTGGTGGAGAAGGTGGAG ACGGAGTATGCCAGGCTGGAGAACGGGCGCTTCGTGTACCGCATCCACCGCTCCCCCATGTGCGAGTACATGATCAATTTCATCCACAAGCTGAAGCACCTGCCGGAGAAATACATGATGAACAGCGTCCTGGAGAACTTCACCATCCTgcag GTGGTCACGAGCCGGGACTCCCAGGAGACCCTGCTTGTCATTGCTTTCGTCTTCGAAGTCTCCACCAGCGAGCACGGGGCCCAGCACCATGTCTACAAACTCGTCAAAGACTAG
- the LOC123609612 gene encoding tubby-related protein 1-like isoform X8 gives MPLQDNTLREVWASDSGHEEEGSDIQQRPKQQRPAKGQKLRKKRTEAPESPCPEGSKPRRKPGGGRGAEPGGAPKAGRRGKSREEPAPQPPEARTPQTVYTKFLRDPEAKRDPRETFLVARARDAVDEDEEEEEEDHEEEEEEEEEEKKEKTPLPPKKPPKEKTSTGIKERRAKAQGQKGDLGSPVPPSKPLRMKKKEVPAGEGTKMRKTKKKGSGEADKDTSMSPTRVTKKSPAAMFLVGEDGPAEKARKKKGTPKGSEEERKEEEEEEEEVTKNSNQKGKAKGKGKKKAKEERAASPPVEVDEPREFVLRPAPQGRTVRCKLTRDKKGMDRGLYPSYFLHLDTEKKVFLLAGRKRKRSKTANYLISSDPTNLSRGGENFIGKLRSNLLGNRFTVFDNGQNPHRGGGSTDVGRLRQELAAVIYETNVLGFRGPRRMTVIIPGMNTENERVPIRPRNTSDGLLVRWQNKTLESLIELHNKPPIWNEDSGSYTLNFQGRVTQASVKNFQIVHADDRSGCPAGSGPEPRATSTIASNSWNASSSPGEAREDGPEGLDKGLDNDAEGVWSPDIEQSFQEALAIYPPCGRRKIILSDEGKMYGRNELIARYIKLRTGKTRTRKQVSSHIQVLARKKVREYQVGIKAMNLDQVSKDKALQSMASMSSAQIVSASVLQNKFSPPSPLPQAVFSTSSRFWSSPPLLGQQPGPSQDIKPFAQPAYPIQPPLPPTLSTAASVPVWQDRTIASSRLRLLEYSAFMEVQRDPDTYSKHLFVHIGQTNPAFSDPPLEAVDVRQIYDKFPEKKGGLKELYEKGPPNAFFLVKFWADLNSTIQEGPGAFYGVSSQYSSADSMTISVSTKVCSFGKQVVEKVETEYARLENGRFVYRIHRSPMCEYMINFIHKLKHLPEKYMMNSVLENFTILQVVTSRDSQETLLVIAFVFEVSTSEHGAQHHVYKLVKD, from the exons GGGCAGAAGTTGAGGAAGAAAAGGACGGAAGCCCCCGAGTCCCCCTGCCCCGAGGGATCCAAGCCCCGGAGGAAACCTGGAGGCGGGCGGGGGGCCGAGCCCGGGGGTGCCCCCAAGG CCGGGCGGAGGGGGAAGTCGCGGGAGGAGCCCGCCCCGCAGCCGCCCGAGGCGCGGACGCCGCAGACGGTCTACACCAAGTTCCTCAGAGACCCCGAGGCCAAACGCGACCCGCGGGAAACCTTCCTGGTAGCGCGAGCCCGGGACGCAGTAGACG aggatgaggaggaagaagaggaagaccatgaagaggaagaggaagaggaggaggaggaaaagaaagagaaaacccctCTGCCTCCCAAGAAGCCTCCTAAAGAGAAGACTTCCACAGGCATCAAGGAGAGGAGGGCCAAGGCCCAGGGTCAGAAGG GGGACCTGGGAAGCCCTGTCCCCCCATCCAAACCTCTTCGAATGAAGAAGAAGGAGGtaccagcgggggaggggaccaagatgagaaagacaaagaagaaag GGTCTGGGGAGGCTGACAAGGACACCTCCATGAGCCCGACTAGAGTGACAAAGAAGAGCCCAGCAGCCATGTTTCTGGTGGGGGAAGATGGCCCCGCTGAGAAAGCTCGGAAGAAGAAAG GCACTCCCAAAGGctcagaagaggagaggaaggaggaagaggaagaggaggaagaagtgaCAAAGAACAGCAATCAGAAGGGCAAAGcgaaaggaaaaggcaaaaag AAAGCG aaggaggagagagccGCATCTCCACCCGTGGAAGTGGATGAACCCCGGGAGTTTGTGCTTCGGCCTGCCCCTCAGGGCCGGACAGTTCGCTGCAAGCTGACCCGGGACAAGAAGGGCATGGATCGGGGCCTGTATCCCTCCTACTTCCTGCACCTGGACACAGAGAAGAAG GTGTTCCTCTTGGCTGGCAGGAAGCGGAAACGTAGCAAGACGGCCAATTACCTCATCTCCAGCGACCCTACCAATCTGTCTCGAGGAGGGGAGAATTTCATTGGGAAGCTGAG GTCCAATCTCCTGGGCAACCGCTTCACTGTCTTTGACAACGGGCAGAACCCGCACCGCGGAGGAGGCAGCACTGATGTGGGGCGCCTTCGGCAGGAGCTGGCAGCTGTGATCTAT GAAACCAACGTGTTGGGCTTCCGAGGTCCCCGGCGCATGACGGTCATCATTCCAGGCATGAATACGGAGAACGAGAGGGTCCCCATCCGGCCGCGAAAT ACCAGCGATGGGTTGCTGGTGCGCTGGCAAAACAAGACACTGGAGAGCCTCATCGAGCTGCACAACAAGCCCCCCATCTGGAATGAAGACAGCGGCTCCTACACCCTCAACTTCCAAGGCCGAGTCACACAAGCCTCCGTCAAGAACTTCCAGATTGTTCACGCCGATGACC GCTCCGGCTGCCCAGCGGGCTcaggcccagagcccagagcaacCAGCACAATAGCGTCCAACAGCTGGAATGCCAGCAGCAGCCCCGGGGAGGCCCGGGAGGATGGGCCCGAGGGCCTGGACAAGGGGCTGGACAACGACGCGGAGGGTGTGTGGAGCCCCGACATCGAGCAGAGCTTCCAGGAGGCCCTGGCCATCTACCCGCCCTGCGGCCGCCGCAAGATCATCCTGTCAGACGAGGGCAAGATGTACG GTCGAAATGAGTTGATTGCGCGCTACATCAAACTGAGGACGGGGAAGACGCGGACGAGAAAACAG GTGTCCAGCCACATACAGGTTCTAGCTCGGAAGAAGGTGCGGGAGTACCAGGTTGGCATCAAG GCCATGAACCTG gaccaGGTCTCCAAGGACAAAGCCCTCCAGAGCATGGCATCCATGTCATCCGCCCAGATTGTCTCCGCCAGCGTCCTACAGAACAAGTTcagcccaccctcccctctgccccaggccgtcttctccacttcctcacgG TTCTGGAGCAGCCCCCCTCTCCTGGGACAGCAGCCTGGACCCTCTCAGGA CATCAAGCCCTTTGCACAACCAGCCTACCCCATCCAGCCGCCCCTGCCGCCAACGCTCAGCA CTGCTGCCTCTGTGCCCGTGTGGCAGGACCGCACCATCGCTTCCTCCCGGCTGCGGCTCCTCGAGTATTCTGCCTTCATGGAGGTGCAGCGAGACCCCGACACG TACAGCAAACACCTATTTGTGCACATCGGCCAGACGAACCCTGCCTTTTCGGACCCGCCTCTGGAGGCCGTCGACGTGCGTCAGATCTATGACAAGTTCCCAGAGAAAAAAGGGGGACTGAAGGAACTCTATGAGAAGGGGCCCCCTAATGCCTTCTTCCTTGTCAAGTTCTGG GCCGACCTCAACAGCACCATCCAGGAGGGCCCAGGAGCCTTCTACGGGGTCAGCTCCCAGTATAGCTCGGCCGATAGCATGACCATCAGCGTCTCCACCAAGGTGTGCTCCTTTGGCAAGCAAGTGGTGGAGAAGGTGGAG ACGGAGTATGCCAGGCTGGAGAACGGGCGCTTCGTGTACCGCATCCACCGCTCCCCCATGTGCGAGTACATGATCAATTTCATCCACAAGCTGAAGCACCTGCCGGAGAAATACATGATGAACAGCGTCCTGGAGAACTTCACCATCCTgcag GTGGTCACGAGCCGGGACTCCCAGGAGACCCTGCTTGTCATTGCTTTCGTCTTCGAAGTCTCCACCAGCGAGCACGGGGCCCAGCACCATGTCTACAAACTCGTCAAAGACTAG
- the LOC123609612 gene encoding tubby-related protein 1-like isoform X1, producing the protein MPLQDNTLREVWASDSGHEEEGSDIQQRPKQQRPAKGQKLRKKRTEAPESPCPEGSKPRRKPGGGRGAEPGGAPKAGRRGKSREEPAPQPPEARTPQTVYTKFLRDPEAKRDPRETFLVARARDAVDEDEEEEEEDHEEEEEEEEEEKKEKTPLPPKKPPKEKTSTGIKERRAKAQGQKGDLGSPVPPSKPLRMKKKEVPAGEGTKMRKTKKKGSGEADKDTSMSPTRVTKKSPAAMFLVGEDGPAEKARKKKGTPKGSEEERKEEEEEEEEVTKNSNQKGKAKGKGKKKAKEERAASPPVEVDEPREFVLRPAPQGRTVRCKLTRDKKGMDRGLYPSYFLHLDTEKKVFLLAGRKRKRSKTANYLISSDPTNLSRGGENFIGKLRSNLLGNRFTVFDNGQNPHRGGGSTDVGRLRQELAAVIYETNVLGFRGPRRMTVIIPGMNTENERVPIRPRNTSDGLLVRWQNKTLESLIELHNKPPIWNEDSGSYTLNFQGRVTQASVKNFQIVHADDRSGCPAGSGPEPRATSTIASNSWNASSSPGEAREDGPEGLDKGLDNDAEGVWSPDIEQSFQEALAIYPPCGRRKIILSDEGKMYGRNELIARYIKLRTGKTRTRKQVSSHIQVLARKKVREYQVGIKAMNLDQVSKDKALQSMASMSSAQIVSASVLQNKFSPPSPLPQAVFSTSSRFWSSPPLLGQQPGPSQDIKPFAQPAYPIQPPLPPTLSSYEPLTPLPPAAASVPVWQDRTIASSRLRLLEYSAFMEVQRDPDTYSKHLFVHIGQTNPAFSDPPLEAVDVRQIYDKFPEKKGGLKELYEKGPPNAFFLVKFWADLNSTIQEGPGAFYGVSSQYSSADSMTISVSTKVCSFGKQVVEKVETEYARLENGRFVYRIHRSPMCEYMINFIHKLKHLPEKYMMNSVLENFTILQVVTSRDSQETLLVIAFVFEVSTSEHGAQHHVYKLVKD; encoded by the exons GGGCAGAAGTTGAGGAAGAAAAGGACGGAAGCCCCCGAGTCCCCCTGCCCCGAGGGATCCAAGCCCCGGAGGAAACCTGGAGGCGGGCGGGGGGCCGAGCCCGGGGGTGCCCCCAAGG CCGGGCGGAGGGGGAAGTCGCGGGAGGAGCCCGCCCCGCAGCCGCCCGAGGCGCGGACGCCGCAGACGGTCTACACCAAGTTCCTCAGAGACCCCGAGGCCAAACGCGACCCGCGGGAAACCTTCCTGGTAGCGCGAGCCCGGGACGCAGTAGACG aggatgaggaggaagaagaggaagaccatgaagaggaagaggaagaggaggaggaggaaaagaaagagaaaacccctCTGCCTCCCAAGAAGCCTCCTAAAGAGAAGACTTCCACAGGCATCAAGGAGAGGAGGGCCAAGGCCCAGGGTCAGAAGG GGGACCTGGGAAGCCCTGTCCCCCCATCCAAACCTCTTCGAATGAAGAAGAAGGAGGtaccagcgggggaggggaccaagatgagaaagacaaagaagaaag GGTCTGGGGAGGCTGACAAGGACACCTCCATGAGCCCGACTAGAGTGACAAAGAAGAGCCCAGCAGCCATGTTTCTGGTGGGGGAAGATGGCCCCGCTGAGAAAGCTCGGAAGAAGAAAG GCACTCCCAAAGGctcagaagaggagaggaaggaggaagaggaagaggaggaagaagtgaCAAAGAACAGCAATCAGAAGGGCAAAGcgaaaggaaaaggcaaaaag AAAGCG aaggaggagagagccGCATCTCCACCCGTGGAAGTGGATGAACCCCGGGAGTTTGTGCTTCGGCCTGCCCCTCAGGGCCGGACAGTTCGCTGCAAGCTGACCCGGGACAAGAAGGGCATGGATCGGGGCCTGTATCCCTCCTACTTCCTGCACCTGGACACAGAGAAGAAG GTGTTCCTCTTGGCTGGCAGGAAGCGGAAACGTAGCAAGACGGCCAATTACCTCATCTCCAGCGACCCTACCAATCTGTCTCGAGGAGGGGAGAATTTCATTGGGAAGCTGAG GTCCAATCTCCTGGGCAACCGCTTCACTGTCTTTGACAACGGGCAGAACCCGCACCGCGGAGGAGGCAGCACTGATGTGGGGCGCCTTCGGCAGGAGCTGGCAGCTGTGATCTAT GAAACCAACGTGTTGGGCTTCCGAGGTCCCCGGCGCATGACGGTCATCATTCCAGGCATGAATACGGAGAACGAGAGGGTCCCCATCCGGCCGCGAAAT ACCAGCGATGGGTTGCTGGTGCGCTGGCAAAACAAGACACTGGAGAGCCTCATCGAGCTGCACAACAAGCCCCCCATCTGGAATGAAGACAGCGGCTCCTACACCCTCAACTTCCAAGGCCGAGTCACACAAGCCTCCGTCAAGAACTTCCAGATTGTTCACGCCGATGACC GCTCCGGCTGCCCAGCGGGCTcaggcccagagcccagagcaacCAGCACAATAGCGTCCAACAGCTGGAATGCCAGCAGCAGCCCCGGGGAGGCCCGGGAGGATGGGCCCGAGGGCCTGGACAAGGGGCTGGACAACGACGCGGAGGGTGTGTGGAGCCCCGACATCGAGCAGAGCTTCCAGGAGGCCCTGGCCATCTACCCGCCCTGCGGCCGCCGCAAGATCATCCTGTCAGACGAGGGCAAGATGTACG GTCGAAATGAGTTGATTGCGCGCTACATCAAACTGAGGACGGGGAAGACGCGGACGAGAAAACAG GTGTCCAGCCACATACAGGTTCTAGCTCGGAAGAAGGTGCGGGAGTACCAGGTTGGCATCAAG GCCATGAACCTG gaccaGGTCTCCAAGGACAAAGCCCTCCAGAGCATGGCATCCATGTCATCCGCCCAGATTGTCTCCGCCAGCGTCCTACAGAACAAGTTcagcccaccctcccctctgccccaggccgtcttctccacttcctcacgG TTCTGGAGCAGCCCCCCTCTCCTGGGACAGCAGCCTGGACCCTCTCAGGA CATCAAGCCCTTTGCACAACCAGCCTACCCCATCCAGCCGCCCCTGCCGCCAACGCTCAGCA GTTACGAGCCCCTGACCCCGCTCCCCCCAGCTGCTGCCTCTGTGCCCGTGTGGCAGGACCGCACCATCGCTTCCTCCCGGCTGCGGCTCCTCGAGTATTCTGCCTTCATGGAGGTGCAGCGAGACCCCGACACG TACAGCAAACACCTATTTGTGCACATCGGCCAGACGAACCCTGCCTTTTCGGACCCGCCTCTGGAGGCCGTCGACGTGCGTCAGATCTATGACAAGTTCCCAGAGAAAAAAGGGGGACTGAAGGAACTCTATGAGAAGGGGCCCCCTAATGCCTTCTTCCTTGTCAAGTTCTGG GCCGACCTCAACAGCACCATCCAGGAGGGCCCAGGAGCCTTCTACGGGGTCAGCTCCCAGTATAGCTCGGCCGATAGCATGACCATCAGCGTCTCCACCAAGGTGTGCTCCTTTGGCAAGCAAGTGGTGGAGAAGGTGGAG ACGGAGTATGCCAGGCTGGAGAACGGGCGCTTCGTGTACCGCATCCACCGCTCCCCCATGTGCGAGTACATGATCAATTTCATCCACAAGCTGAAGCACCTGCCGGAGAAATACATGATGAACAGCGTCCTGGAGAACTTCACCATCCTgcag GTGGTCACGAGCCGGGACTCCCAGGAGACCCTGCTTGTCATTGCTTTCGTCTTCGAAGTCTCCACCAGCGAGCACGGGGCCCAGCACCATGTCTACAAACTCGTCAAAGACTAG